The proteins below are encoded in one region of Microbacterium pygmaeum:
- a CDS encoding acetylornithine transaminase: MSWQDDASRDLVRSFGDRMAMFVRGEGAYLWDADGRRYLDFLAGIAVNSLGHAHPVFVEAIATQAATLAHVSNYFATPPQLALASRLKRLAGTGDEGRVYFGNSGAEANEAAFKLARLHGAAGDGVAARPRILALRDAFHGRTMGTLALTGKPYMQEPFLPMVPGVEFIDSTIDALEAALDDRVAALFVEPIKGEAGVIDLPEGYLTAARELTRKRGALLIIDEIQTGAGRTGEWFAFQHAGIAPDAITVAKGIGGGFPIGALITFGSASNLFYPGTHGSTFGGNALGTAVAGAVLEEIESAGLVANAAERGRQLRAAIDGLDSPLVSGCRGQGLLVGVGLHHPVAKAVVAAAQEHGLIINAPNDETIRLVPALTIGDVEIDEFVELFGAALRTVEDALVLDPSEEISA; this comes from the coding sequence ATGAGTTGGCAGGACGACGCGAGCCGTGATCTCGTGCGCAGCTTCGGCGACCGGATGGCGATGTTCGTCCGCGGCGAAGGGGCCTATCTGTGGGATGCCGACGGGCGCCGCTACCTCGATTTCCTCGCGGGTATCGCGGTGAACTCGCTGGGGCATGCCCACCCGGTCTTCGTCGAGGCGATCGCGACCCAGGCTGCGACCCTGGCGCACGTCTCCAATTACTTCGCCACGCCGCCGCAGCTCGCACTCGCCTCGCGGCTGAAGCGTCTCGCCGGCACCGGCGACGAGGGGCGCGTGTATTTCGGCAACTCGGGAGCCGAGGCGAACGAGGCTGCGTTCAAGCTCGCCCGGCTGCACGGCGCCGCGGGCGACGGCGTCGCCGCTCGTCCCCGCATCCTCGCACTGCGGGACGCGTTCCACGGCCGCACGATGGGCACGCTCGCACTCACCGGCAAGCCGTATATGCAGGAGCCCTTCCTCCCGATGGTTCCCGGTGTCGAGTTCATCGACTCCACGATCGATGCCCTCGAGGCTGCGCTGGACGATCGCGTCGCCGCGCTGTTCGTCGAGCCGATCAAGGGCGAGGCCGGAGTGATCGATCTCCCCGAGGGATACCTGACAGCCGCGCGCGAGCTCACCCGGAAACGCGGCGCTCTGCTGATCATCGACGAGATCCAGACCGGCGCGGGTCGCACCGGTGAGTGGTTCGCCTTCCAGCACGCGGGCATCGCACCGGATGCGATCACGGTGGCCAAGGGGATCGGCGGCGGCTTCCCGATCGGCGCACTGATCACCTTCGGCTCGGCGAGCAACCTGTTCTACCCGGGCACGCACGGCTCGACGTTCGGCGGCAACGCGCTCGGCACGGCTGTGGCAGGTGCCGTCCTGGAGGAGATCGAGAGCGCAGGTCTCGTCGCCAACGCGGCCGAGCGCGGCCGGCAGCTGCGTGCCGCGATCGATGGACTGGACTCGCCGTTGGTGAGCGGATGCCGCGGCCAGGGCCTTCTCGTCGGCGTCGGCCTGCATCATCCGGTCGCCAAAGCGGTCGTCGCCGCCGCGCAGGAGCACGGACTCATCATCAACGCGCCCAACGACGAGACCATCCGGCTCGTCCCCGCGCTCACCATCGGCGACGTCGAGATCGACGAGTTCGTCGAGCTGTTCGGCGCGGCGCTGCGCACCGTCGAGGACGCGCTCGTTCTCGACCCTTCTGAGGAGATCTCCGCATGA
- the argB gene encoding acetylglutamate kinase: MNIDLQDTDPAEASGKAATLVESLPWLRRFSEQIVVVKYGGNAMVSDELQDAFAADIAYLRYVGVKPVVVHGGGPQISSMLDRLDIPSEFKGGYRVTSTEAISVVRMVLTGQINPQLVAKINAHGPHAAGLSGEDAGLFGGRRRGVVVNGVEHDLGRVGDVVEVDPQPVLDQLAAGRIPVVSSIAPDLDHPGHSLNVNADAAAAALAVALGAAKLVVLTDVPGLYADWPNRDSLVSHLTAPELRAMLPRLESGMIPKMQACLDAVEGGVQTAAIIDGRVPHSVLVEIFTSNGIGTEVVLG, encoded by the coding sequence ATGAACATCGACCTGCAGGACACCGACCCCGCCGAGGCGAGCGGGAAAGCGGCGACGCTCGTCGAATCGCTGCCGTGGCTGCGACGCTTCAGCGAGCAGATCGTCGTCGTCAAGTACGGCGGGAACGCGATGGTCAGCGACGAGCTGCAGGATGCCTTCGCCGCCGACATCGCCTATCTGCGCTACGTCGGCGTCAAGCCGGTCGTGGTGCACGGCGGAGGTCCGCAGATCTCGTCGATGCTCGATCGTCTCGACATCCCGAGCGAGTTCAAGGGCGGCTACCGGGTCACCAGCACCGAGGCGATCTCGGTCGTGCGGATGGTGCTCACGGGCCAGATAAATCCGCAGCTCGTCGCCAAGATCAATGCCCACGGCCCGCACGCCGCCGGTCTCTCCGGTGAGGATGCGGGACTCTTCGGCGGCCGCCGGCGCGGTGTCGTCGTGAACGGCGTGGAGCACGACCTCGGCCGGGTCGGCGATGTCGTCGAGGTCGATCCGCAGCCCGTGCTGGATCAGCTGGCAGCCGGCCGCATCCCCGTCGTCTCGAGCATCGCGCCGGACCTGGATCACCCGGGGCACTCCCTCAACGTCAACGCCGATGCCGCCGCAGCAGCGCTCGCGGTGGCCCTCGGCGCGGCCAAACTCGTCGTGCTGACGGACGTCCCCGGTCTGTACGCCGACTGGCCCAACCGCGACTCCCTCGTCTCGCACCTGACCGCCCCAGAGCTGCGCGCGATGCTGCCGCGGCTCGAGTCGGGGATGATCCCGAAGATGCAGGCATGTCTGGACGCCGTTGAGGGCGGCGTCCAGACGGCCGCGATCATCGACGGGCGCGTGCCGCACTCGGTCCTCGTGGAGATCTTCACCAGCAACGGAATCGGAACAGAGGTGGTGCTCGGATGA
- the argJ gene encoding bifunctional glutamate N-acetyltransferase/amino-acid acetyltransferase ArgJ produces MSVTAARGFDAAGVAAGLKSSGNPDVAVVVNRGPLKVGAAVFTSNRAKANPILWSQQAIQDGVVEAIVLNSGGANCFTGSFGFQTTHQTAERAAELLGVSAGDVLVCSTGLIGTGDEVFRGKVLAGTEQGIGALSPDGGEAASLAIMTTDSRPKRSVISRNGWSIGGMAKGAGMLAPGLATMLVVLTTDAVLDARQADVALRSATRVSFDRLDSDGCMSTNDQVTLMVSGASGVTPAPDDFAAALAEVCSDLARQLQGDAEGASHDITIEVVHAASESDAVDVGRSVARNNLFKAAIFGNDPNWGRVLAAIGTTDAEFDPYDVDVWMNGVRVCSQGGPDASRDDVDLTPRATHLVIDLRVGDAAASILTNDLTHDYVHENSAYAT; encoded by the coding sequence ATGAGCGTGACTGCAGCACGGGGATTCGACGCGGCCGGCGTCGCGGCCGGCCTCAAATCCAGTGGGAATCCCGACGTCGCGGTCGTCGTCAACCGCGGCCCCCTGAAGGTCGGCGCTGCGGTGTTCACCTCGAACCGTGCCAAGGCGAATCCCATCCTCTGGTCGCAGCAGGCGATCCAGGACGGCGTCGTCGAGGCGATCGTCCTCAACTCCGGGGGAGCGAACTGCTTCACAGGGAGCTTCGGTTTCCAGACGACGCATCAGACCGCCGAGCGGGCCGCGGAACTGCTCGGGGTGAGCGCGGGCGACGTGCTGGTGTGCTCGACCGGGCTGATCGGCACCGGCGACGAGGTGTTCCGCGGCAAGGTGCTGGCGGGCACCGAACAGGGGATCGGCGCGCTCTCGCCGGACGGTGGCGAGGCTGCATCCCTCGCCATCATGACGACCGATTCCCGCCCGAAGCGGTCCGTGATCTCCCGAAACGGGTGGAGCATCGGCGGCATGGCGAAGGGCGCCGGGATGCTGGCACCGGGCCTGGCCACGATGCTGGTCGTCCTCACCACGGACGCCGTCCTCGATGCCCGGCAGGCTGATGTCGCGCTGCGCTCCGCGACGCGGGTGAGCTTCGATCGCCTCGACTCGGACGGATGCATGTCGACCAACGATCAGGTGACCCTGATGGTCAGTGGGGCGTCGGGGGTGACTCCGGCCCCGGACGACTTCGCCGCTGCGCTCGCCGAGGTGTGCAGCGACCTCGCGCGTCAGCTCCAGGGTGACGCCGAAGGCGCCAGCCACGACATCACGATCGAGGTCGTGCACGCGGCATCCGAGTCGGACGCGGTCGACGTTGGCCGCTCGGTCGCCCGCAACAATCTCTTCAAAGCCGCCATCTTCGGCAACGACCCCAACTGGGGACGCGTGCTCGCCGCGATCGGGACGACCGACGCGGAGTTCGACCCGTACGACGTCGACGTCTGGATGAACGGCGTGCGGGTGTGCAGCCAGGGCGGGCCCGATGCATCTCGCGACGACGTCGACCTCACCCCGCGTGCCACCCACCTGGTCATCGACCTTCGCGTCGGAGATGCCGCGGCGTCCATCCTCACCAACGACCTCACCCACGACTACGTCCACGAGAACAGCGCATACGCGACATGA
- the argC gene encoding N-acetyl-gamma-glutamyl-phosphate reductase produces MTYSVAVSGASGYAGGEILRILAAHPDVEIRTVTAHSNAGQPLIQHQPHLRSLRHLTLRETTPEVLAGHDIVFLALPHGQSGQFTDALAGTPLVIDAGADHRLESVTDWNRFYGGEFHDPWAYGVPELLVDGVKQRARLVGATRIAAPGCNASTVSLSLAPGVAAGVIDAGDIVTVLAVGPSGAGKSLKTNLLASEILGSANPYAVGGTHRHIPEIRQALTAAGAGDGIRISFTPVLVPMARGILATSTAPIARGATDAQIRAAWEDAYGDETFVQLLAPGEFPRTADVLGANTALMGLAIDRDADRVVVVTAVDNLVKGTAGAAVQSMNIALGLPEGTALSTDGVSP; encoded by the coding sequence ATGACATATTCGGTCGCCGTCTCCGGCGCATCCGGCTATGCGGGCGGTGAGATCCTCCGGATCCTCGCCGCACATCCCGACGTCGAGATCCGCACCGTCACCGCGCACTCCAACGCGGGACAGCCGCTCATCCAGCATCAGCCGCACCTCCGGTCGCTTCGCCACCTCACCCTGCGCGAGACGACGCCCGAGGTCCTCGCCGGTCACGACATCGTGTTCCTCGCCCTGCCGCACGGGCAGTCCGGGCAGTTCACCGATGCGCTCGCCGGCACACCGCTGGTCATCGACGCCGGCGCCGACCACCGGCTCGAATCGGTCACCGATTGGAATCGGTTCTACGGGGGCGAATTCCACGATCCGTGGGCCTACGGCGTGCCCGAGCTGCTCGTCGACGGCGTGAAGCAGCGGGCCCGGCTCGTCGGGGCGACCCGCATCGCCGCGCCCGGCTGCAATGCCAGCACGGTCAGTCTGAGCCTCGCGCCAGGGGTCGCCGCGGGTGTGATCGACGCCGGCGATATCGTCACGGTGCTCGCCGTGGGGCCGAGCGGTGCGGGCAAGAGCCTGAAGACGAACCTGCTTGCGAGCGAGATCCTCGGCAGTGCGAACCCCTATGCGGTGGGCGGAACGCACCGTCACATCCCCGAGATCAGGCAGGCGCTGACCGCCGCGGGGGCCGGTGACGGCATCCGCATCTCGTTCACTCCGGTCCTGGTCCCCATGGCGCGCGGCATCCTCGCCACGAGCACGGCTCCCATCGCGCGCGGTGCGACGGACGCGCAGATCCGGGCCGCGTGGGAGGACGCCTACGGCGACGAGACGTTCGTCCAGCTGCTCGCGCCGGGGGAGTTCCCGCGCACCGCCGACGTCCTCGGCGCCAACACCGCCCTGATGGGGCTCGCCATCGACCGCGACGCCGATCGGGTGGTCGTCGTCACCGCCGTCGACAACCTCGTCAAGGGGACCGCGGGCGCGGCGGTCCAATCCATGAACATCGCGCTGGGCCTGCCGGAAGGCACAGCGCTGAGCACCGACGGAGTCTCTCCATGA
- a CDS encoding AAA family ATPase has translation MLTTVAVAGYRSLRDVAVPLGALTVVTGHNGSGKSNLYRALRLLASTARGAIVEAVAREGGLPSVLWAGPESPTGEAVVQGTVRKNPHALLLGFASDELGYLIDLGQPQVVQPTLFARDPEIKREQIFAGPFAKPSTLLLDRMRGVARVRDTSWRVLSQPLMAYETILTDLAEGDTGPELLALRRTLSGWRFYDHFRTDHAAPLRSPQVGTRTPVLDHEGTTLAATWATISESGRGAPLSREVDRAFPGSRVEVIGSDNQLRLTMHQPGMLRPLEATELSDGTLRYLLLCAALLPAEPGPLIVLNEPESSLHPDLIGPLGELIAAASEATQVLVVTHSVALAAALDRAGALSHRLESTPAGTRIADQGMLDRPMWQWGSR, from the coding sequence ATGCTCACCACCGTCGCCGTTGCCGGCTACCGGTCGCTGCGCGACGTCGCGGTGCCGCTCGGCGCGCTGACGGTCGTGACCGGCCACAACGGCTCTGGCAAGTCGAATCTGTACCGTGCGCTGCGGTTGCTGGCGTCGACCGCGCGCGGCGCGATCGTCGAGGCGGTCGCTCGCGAAGGAGGGCTTCCGTCCGTGCTGTGGGCGGGGCCGGAGTCGCCGACGGGTGAGGCCGTCGTGCAGGGCACTGTGCGGAAGAACCCGCACGCGCTGCTGCTCGGCTTCGCGAGCGACGAGCTGGGCTACCTGATCGATCTCGGTCAGCCGCAGGTCGTCCAGCCGACGCTCTTCGCGCGCGATCCGGAGATCAAACGCGAACAGATCTTCGCAGGACCGTTCGCCAAGCCGTCGACCCTGCTTCTGGACCGGATGCGCGGCGTCGCGCGCGTGCGGGACACCTCGTGGCGCGTCCTGTCCCAGCCCCTCATGGCGTACGAGACGATCCTGACCGACCTCGCCGAGGGTGACACCGGACCGGAGTTGCTGGCGCTTCGGCGGACGCTGTCCGGCTGGCGGTTCTACGATCACTTCCGCACCGACCATGCCGCTCCCCTGCGATCGCCGCAGGTGGGCACCCGCACGCCGGTCCTCGATCACGAGGGCACGACACTCGCGGCGACGTGGGCGACGATCTCGGAGTCCGGACGTGGAGCGCCGCTTTCCCGCGAGGTCGATCGGGCGTTCCCCGGGTCGCGCGTCGAGGTCATCGGCTCCGACAACCAGCTGCGGCTGACGATGCATCAGCCGGGGATGCTGCGACCACTCGAGGCGACCGAGCTCTCGGACGGCACCCTGCGGTACCTGCTGCTGTGCGCTGCGCTCCTTCCGGCCGAACCGGGTCCGCTCATCGTCCTGAACGAGCCGGAGTCGAGCCTGCACCCCGACCTCATCGGGCCGCTCGGGGAGCTGATCGCCGCAGCATCCGAAGCCACTCAGGTGCTGGTGGTCACGCACTCGGTCGCGTTGGCGGCAGCGCTGGATCGGGCGGGCGCGCTGAGCCATCGTCTGGAGTCGACTCCAGCGGGCACGCGCATCGCCGATCAGGGCATGCTGGATCGCCCGATGTGGCAGTGGGGCTCGCGCTGA
- the pheT gene encoding phenylalanine--tRNA ligase subunit beta — protein MRVPLSWLREYVDVPTDATPEDVLAALVRVGFEEEDVFRFELTGPIVVGEVLEFVEEPQSNGKTIRWCQVRVAPDGEPAADGGPAVHGIVCGAGNFFAGDKVVVTLPGSVLPGPFPIAARKTYGHVSDGMIASAKELGLGEEHNGILRLVELGIDAPVGTDAIALLGLDDVAVDINVTPDRGYALSIRGVAREYSHATGARFRDPAAKAWGEVNLHDSDAFRVSVADAAPIRGRVGASEFVARIVRDVDPTRPTPSWMVARLTLAGIRSLGILIDITNYVMLELGQPIHGYDLDALKGAITVRRAAAGEKLETLDGKVRTLDPEDLLITDESGPIGLAGVMGGGTTEMSASTRNVLIEAATFDPVSIARTARRHKLPSEASRRFERGVDPAIPFVAAARVADLLVQYAGGTDTRSGGALLQPFSTPGIDLPKAFVPALIGVAYTEGEIVAALEMIGCLVSAREADWAVSPPTWRPDLIDKWTLAEEVARIEGYDRIPSLLPTPPSGRGLTPAQQGRRRVANALAAAGLVETPSFPFTTEEQNALHGSASGDPLPSVHLANPLDGQSPFLRRSLLPGLLQVAHRNVARGMTDLALFETGAVFLPAPGVRYGTSFVPPLAVRPDAATLAELDDSIPPQHRHVAVLFGGNLVPKQPGETAVAADLTAVLDAVRTIASAAGVVIDIEQTQRAALHPGRAGRLTVGDIEVGYVGELLPAVAEASDLPGRIVVAELDLDLLLRSAGEKVVAASLSGYPAATQDVSLVVSADVPAAAVRAALVDGAGELLESLRMVDDYRGAGVPEGSKSLTFALRFRAPDRTLTAGEASDAKLTGVAVAAERFGATLRE, from the coding sequence ATGCGGGTTCCGCTGTCGTGGTTGCGCGAGTACGTAGACGTGCCGACGGATGCCACGCCCGAAGACGTCCTGGCGGCTCTGGTGCGAGTGGGCTTCGAGGAGGAGGACGTCTTCCGCTTCGAGCTGACCGGCCCGATCGTGGTGGGCGAGGTCCTCGAGTTCGTCGAGGAGCCGCAGTCCAACGGCAAGACCATCCGCTGGTGCCAGGTGCGGGTCGCCCCCGACGGCGAGCCGGCGGCCGACGGCGGCCCCGCGGTGCACGGGATCGTGTGCGGGGCGGGCAACTTCTTCGCCGGTGACAAGGTCGTCGTGACGCTGCCCGGATCGGTCCTGCCCGGACCGTTCCCGATCGCCGCGCGCAAGACCTATGGGCACGTCTCGGACGGCATGATCGCCTCCGCGAAGGAGCTCGGCCTGGGGGAGGAGCACAACGGCATCCTCCGGTTGGTCGAGCTCGGCATCGACGCGCCTGTCGGGACCGATGCGATCGCCCTGCTCGGCCTGGACGACGTGGCCGTCGACATCAACGTCACGCCCGACCGCGGCTACGCGCTGTCGATCCGGGGCGTCGCGCGCGAGTACTCCCACGCGACCGGCGCGCGGTTCCGCGACCCCGCCGCGAAGGCGTGGGGCGAAGTCAACCTGCACGACTCGGACGCCTTCCGGGTGTCGGTCGCCGACGCGGCGCCCATCCGCGGTCGCGTCGGAGCCAGCGAGTTCGTCGCCCGCATCGTCCGCGACGTCGATCCGACTCGGCCGACCCCGTCCTGGATGGTGGCGCGGTTGACGCTTGCGGGGATCCGCTCGCTCGGCATCCTCATCGACATCACCAACTACGTCATGCTCGAGCTCGGCCAGCCCATCCACGGCTACGATCTGGACGCCCTGAAGGGCGCCATCACGGTCCGCCGCGCCGCGGCCGGTGAGAAGCTCGAGACCCTCGACGGCAAGGTGCGCACGCTCGACCCTGAGGATCTGCTGATCACCGACGAGTCCGGTCCGATCGGCCTGGCCGGCGTCATGGGCGGCGGCACGACCGAGATGTCGGCGTCGACCCGCAATGTGCTGATCGAGGCGGCGACGTTCGATCCGGTCTCGATCGCGCGCACGGCGCGCCGGCACAAGCTGCCGTCCGAGGCGTCCCGCCGGTTCGAGCGCGGTGTCGACCCGGCGATCCCGTTCGTCGCTGCGGCCCGGGTCGCCGATCTCCTGGTCCAGTACGCCGGCGGCACCGACACGCGCTCCGGCGGCGCGCTCCTGCAGCCGTTCAGCACGCCGGGCATCGACCTGCCGAAGGCGTTCGTCCCCGCGCTCATCGGCGTCGCGTACACGGAGGGCGAGATCGTCGCGGCGCTCGAGATGATCGGATGCCTCGTCTCGGCCCGCGAGGCCGACTGGGCGGTCTCTCCGCCGACGTGGCGCCCGGACCTGATCGACAAGTGGACGCTCGCCGAGGAGGTCGCCCGGATCGAGGGGTACGACCGCATCCCCTCCCTGCTGCCCACCCCTCCGTCGGGGCGCGGGCTCACCCCCGCCCAGCAGGGGCGCCGGCGCGTTGCGAACGCGCTCGCCGCGGCGGGTCTGGTCGAGACGCCGTCCTTCCCGTTCACCACCGAAGAGCAGAACGCGCTGCACGGCTCGGCATCGGGAGATCCGCTCCCCAGCGTTCACCTCGCGAATCCGCTCGACGGTCAGTCGCCGTTCCTGCGGCGTTCTCTCCTGCCCGGACTGCTCCAGGTCGCGCATCGCAACGTGGCGCGCGGCATGACCGACCTGGCGCTGTTCGAGACCGGCGCCGTCTTCCTTCCCGCGCCCGGGGTGCGGTACGGAACGTCCTTCGTGCCGCCGCTGGCGGTCCGTCCGGATGCCGCGACCCTGGCCGAGCTGGATGACTCGATCCCTCCGCAGCATCGTCATGTGGCTGTGCTGTTCGGCGGGAACCTCGTCCCGAAGCAGCCGGGCGAAACTGCGGTGGCAGCCGATCTGACCGCCGTGCTGGACGCCGTCCGCACGATCGCGTCGGCCGCCGGCGTCGTCATCGACATCGAGCAGACCCAGCGTGCTGCGCTGCACCCCGGTCGAGCCGGCAGACTCACCGTCGGCGACATCGAGGTGGGATACGTCGGCGAGCTCCTGCCGGCTGTGGCCGAGGCATCCGATCTTCCCGGTCGCATCGTCGTCGCGGAGCTCGACCTCGACCTCTTGCTGCGCTCGGCCGGCGAGAAGGTCGTCGCCGCGTCGCTGTCCGGGTATCCCGCCGCCACGCAGGACGTCTCTCTGGTCGTCAGCGCCGATGTGCCGGCCGCCGCGGTGCGCGCCGCGCTCGTGGATGGCGCAGGCGAACTGCTGGAGTCGCTGCGGATGGTCGACGACTATCGCGGCGCGGGCGTGCCCGAGGGGTCCAAGAGCCTGACGTTCGCCCTGCGGTTCCGCGCGCCGGACCGGACGCTGACGGCGGGCGAGGCGAGCGATGCGAAGCTGACCGGCGTCGCGGTCGCGGCCGAGCGCTTCGGCGCGACGCTGCGCGAGTAG
- the pheS gene encoding phenylalanine--tRNA ligase subunit alpha, whose protein sequence is MSDSPEITPESVESAVAAALEAIASASGTAELKAARSAHSAEGSPLATLNAQLRNVAPEKKAEFGKLVGQARGRVNQALTAREAALVEAETAARLEAERIDITALATRARVGARHPISLLQEQIADIFVGMGWEIAEGPELEHEWFNFDALNFDVDHPARQMQDTFFVDPVDRHLVLRTHTSPVQVRSMLERDLPIYVLCPGRVYRTDEFDATHLPVFTQFEGLVIDKGITMAHLKGTLDHAARVLFGPEAKTRFRANFFPFTEPSAELDLWHPTFKGGARWIEWGGCGMVNPNVLRAAGIDPEQYSGFAFGMGIERTLMFRSDVQDMRDMAEGDVRFSEQFGMVV, encoded by the coding sequence GTGTCTGACAGTCCCGAAATCACGCCCGAATCGGTCGAGTCCGCCGTCGCGGCGGCGCTCGAGGCGATCGCCTCGGCATCCGGCACGGCCGAGCTGAAGGCGGCTCGTTCCGCGCACTCCGCCGAAGGCTCGCCCCTGGCGACGTTGAACGCGCAGCTGCGAAACGTGGCTCCGGAGAAGAAGGCCGAATTCGGCAAGCTCGTCGGGCAGGCGCGCGGGCGGGTGAACCAGGCGCTCACCGCACGCGAGGCAGCGCTCGTCGAGGCCGAGACGGCGGCCAGACTCGAGGCGGAGCGCATCGACATCACCGCGCTGGCGACCCGCGCGCGGGTCGGGGCGCGGCATCCGATCTCGCTCCTTCAGGAGCAGATCGCCGACATCTTCGTCGGCATGGGCTGGGAGATCGCGGAAGGCCCCGAGCTCGAGCACGAATGGTTCAACTTCGACGCGCTGAACTTCGACGTCGACCACCCTGCGCGCCAGATGCAGGACACGTTCTTCGTCGATCCGGTCGACCGGCACCTCGTCCTGCGCACACACACGAGCCCCGTGCAGGTTCGATCGATGCTGGAGCGCGACCTGCCGATCTACGTGCTGTGCCCCGGGCGGGTGTACCGCACCGACGAGTTCGACGCCACGCACCTCCCGGTCTTCACGCAGTTCGAGGGTCTCGTCATCGACAAGGGCATCACGATGGCCCACCTGAAGGGCACGCTCGACCACGCTGCGCGCGTCCTGTTCGGTCCCGAGGCCAAGACGCGATTCCGCGCGAACTTCTTCCCCTTCACGGAGCCCTCCGCGGAGCTGGACCTCTGGCACCCGACCTTCAAGGGCGGCGCTCGGTGGATCGAATGGGGCGGCTGCGGAATGGTGAACCCGAACGTTCTGCGTGCCGCGGGCATCGATCCGGAGCAGTATTCGGGCTTCGCGTTCGGGATGGGCATCGAGCGCACGCTGATGTTCCGCAGCGATGTGCAGGACATGCGCGACATGGCTGAGGGCGATGTCCGCTTCAGCGAGCAGTTCGGGATGGTGGTCTGA
- a CDS encoding amino acid ABC transporter permease — translation MTSVLYDVPGPRAITRNRILGVITVLVVAGVLGFIIWRFAVTGQFSASKWQAFSYTLVWQNFALATLRTLAAFAAAAVGALILGFVLAIGRLSDHAWVRIPVTAIIEVFRAVPVLILMLLLYYGLPVVGIKLGTYLSVVIALIVYNGSVLAEVIRAGVESLPKGQREAGYAIGLRKSGVMQLILLPQAIRAMMPVIIAQLVVTLKDTALGFIITYPELLDYAKDLGSSATLDSPLIQAGIVAGAIYISLCLLLSLLASRIEARTRRSPKVLAPAGAQPLQDGVTDTELIVAQRDEG, via the coding sequence ATGACCTCGGTGCTGTACGACGTCCCTGGCCCGCGCGCGATCACCCGCAACCGCATCCTCGGTGTGATCACCGTCCTGGTGGTCGCCGGCGTGCTCGGCTTCATCATCTGGCGCTTCGCCGTCACGGGTCAGTTCTCCGCGTCGAAGTGGCAGGCCTTCAGCTACACACTGGTCTGGCAGAATTTCGCGTTGGCGACCTTGCGGACCCTCGCCGCTTTCGCCGCTGCGGCCGTCGGCGCCTTGATCCTCGGCTTCGTGCTCGCCATCGGTCGGCTCTCCGATCACGCCTGGGTGCGGATCCCGGTGACCGCGATCATCGAGGTGTTCCGCGCGGTCCCCGTCCTGATCCTGATGCTGCTCTTGTACTACGGTCTGCCCGTGGTCGGCATCAAGCTCGGCACCTACCTCTCCGTCGTGATCGCGTTGATCGTCTACAACGGGTCGGTGCTGGCTGAGGTCATCCGGGCCGGCGTGGAGTCTCTGCCGAAGGGGCAGCGCGAAGCCGGTTACGCCATCGGGCTGCGCAAGTCGGGCGTGATGCAGCTGATCCTGCTTCCGCAGGCGATCCGCGCCATGATGCCGGTGATCATCGCCCAGCTGGTGGTGACGCTGAAGGACACGGCACTCGGGTTCATCATCACCTATCCGGAACTGCTCGACTACGCCAAGGATCTCGGTTCATCCGCGACCCTCGATTCCCCGCTGATCCAGGCCGGCATCGTCGCGGGCGCGATCTACATCAGCCTGTGCCTGCTGCTCTCGCTGCTCGCGAGCCGCATCGAAGCCCGCACGCGCCGGTCACCGAAGGTGCTCGCGCCAGCCGGCGCCCAGCCGCTCCAGGACGGCGTCACCGACACCGAGCTCATCGTGGCTCAGCGCGACGAGGGCTAA
- a CDS encoding amino acid ABC transporter permease, producing the protein MNVLTDYPDLWGEALLGTLVLFFGGGLIAIVLGLIIGAMRVSPIPIARAVGTVYVNTIRNTPLTLIFFFFAFGIPLLVDFRVNFLVLAVWALGIYTATYVAETIRSGINTVPVGQAEAARALGLTFGQVMGSVVLPQAARSVIPPMMSVFIALLKNTTVAAGFSVVNLGNIRAEMSENGENQLVVLLWVMAVFVAMVLLLAWLQRGIENKWRVAR; encoded by the coding sequence GTGAACGTTCTGACCGACTACCCCGACCTGTGGGGTGAGGCACTGCTCGGCACGCTCGTGCTGTTCTTCGGCGGTGGCCTCATCGCCATCGTGCTCGGCCTGATCATCGGTGCGATGCGAGTCTCGCCGATTCCGATTGCCCGCGCGGTGGGAACGGTCTACGTCAACACGATCCGAAACACCCCGCTCACCCTGATCTTCTTCTTCTTCGCGTTCGGCATCCCGCTCCTGGTCGATTTCCGCGTCAACTTCCTGGTGCTCGCGGTCTGGGCGCTTGGGATCTATACGGCCACCTACGTCGCCGAGACGATTCGATCCGGCATCAACACGGTCCCTGTCGGTCAGGCCGAAGCGGCGAGAGCCCTCGGTTTGACGTTCGGACAAGTCATGGGCTCGGTCGTGCTCCCGCAGGCGGCCCGGTCGGTCATCCCGCCGATGATGAGCGTGTTCATCGCCCTCCTGAAGAACACCACCGTCGCGGCAGGGTTCTCGGTGGTCAACCTGGGCAACATCCGCGCCGAGATGAGCGAGAACGGCGAGAACCAGCTCGTCGTGCTCCTGTGGGTCATGGCGGTGTTCGTCGCCATGGTGCTGCTGCTCGCATGGCTGCAGCGCGGCATCGAGAACAAGTGGAGGGTTGCGCGATGA